In the Gossypium raimondii isolate GPD5lz chromosome 9, ASM2569854v1, whole genome shotgun sequence genome, one interval contains:
- the LOC105800527 gene encoding uncharacterized protein LOC105800527 produces the protein MEIDSHLSSTFKQRGEMAMEIESVRCECCGLKEDCTQDYINEVKSKFEGKWLCGLCSEAVRDEVSRNKKQQFGVEEAVEAHMSFCGKFKSNPAVRVADGMRQMLRRSGDFSNNRNSPSSSSSSSSSKKFTRSATTKLY, from the coding sequence atgGAAATTGACTCCCATCTTTCCTCAACATTCAAGCAAAGGGGTgaaatggctatggaaattgAATCAGTTAGATGTGAGTGTTGTGGATTGAAAGAAGATTGTACCCAAGATTATATCAATGAAGTTAAGTCCAAATTTGAAGGGAAATGGTTATGTGGGTTATGTTCAGAAGCTGTTCGAGATGAAGTGAGTAGAAACAAGAAACAACAATTTGGGGTTGAAGAAGCTGTTGAAGCTCATATGTCATTTTGTGGCAAATTCAAATCCAATCCAGCAGTTCGTGTAGCTGATGGTATGAGACAGATGCTGAGAAGGTCTGGGGATTTTTCAAATAATCGTAATTCaccatcttcatcttcatcttcatcttcttctaaGAAGTTCACAAGATCAGCTACCACAAAATTGTACTAA
- the LOC105800528 gene encoding LOW QUALITY PROTEIN: folate-biopterin transporter 1, chloroplastic (The sequence of the model RefSeq protein was modified relative to this genomic sequence to represent the inferred CDS: inserted 1 base in 1 codon; deleted 1 base in 1 codon), which produces MAQHSLSSISILPSQNPILPSLFSPPLYHRHQIRHRKPIALVAAFHRLLNRRKSXKRNNMSGVLPLSSREDEPFIGARNSAGNGDSLAIEMEQETSTSTSSGGSSRKKNSRLKCFGVDLSPDNVAVAMVYFVQGVLGLARLAVSFYLKDDLHLDPAETAVVTGFSALPWLVKPLYGFISDSIPLFGYRRRSYLVLSGLLGALSWSLMATFVDSKYGAACCILLGSFSVAFSDVVVDSMVVERSRGESQSVSGSLQSLCWGSSAFGGIVSSYFSGSLVDAYGVRFVFGVTALLPLITSAVAVLVKEQRVIGQARGPNVPLGNSSFLKSSKENIIQLWNAVRQPNVFLPTVFIFLWQATPQSDSAMFFFTTNKLGFTPEFLGRVKLVTSVASLAGVGLYNGFLKNVPLRKIFLATTVTGTVLGMTQVFLVTGLNRQFGISDEWFAIGDSLIITVLSQASFMPVLVLAAKLCPEGMEATLFATLMSISNGGNVLGGLIGAGLTQIFGVTKDKFDNLAALIILCNLSSLLPLPLLHLLPRDDSDTASKVYTELEESGEENCKYHGTVTTTSPKLSSIEMTNDL; this is translated from the exons ATGGCTCAGCATTCTCTCTCCTCAATCTCAATATTGCCGTCGCAAAACCCCATTTTGccctctctc ttttctcctcCTCTCTATCACCGCCATCAAATCCGCCACCGTAAACCGATAGCTCTCGTTGCCGCCTTTCACCGCCTCTTAAACCGTCGTAAAT GGAAAAGAAACAATATGTCCGGCGTCCTCCCGCTTTCCTCCAGAGAAGACGAGCCATTTATAGGTGCTAGAAATA GTGCTGGAAATGGAGACTCGTTAGCAATCGAGATGGAGCAAGAGACGAGTACTTCGACGAGTTCTGGCGGGAGTTCGAGGAAAAAGAACAGCAGATTGAAATGTTTCGGCGTCGATCTGTCGCCAGATAATGTGGCAGTTGCTATGGTGTACTTCGTTCAAGGCGTTTTAGGCCTTGCAAGGCTTGCTGTTAGCTTTTACTTGAAAGATGATTTGCATCTTGATCCTGCTGAA ACAGCTGTGGTAACCGGTTTTTCTGCACTACCATGGCTTGTTAAGCCACTTTATGGTTTTATTAG TGATTCAATCCCACTGTTTGGTTATCGGAGAAGGTCATACTTGGTTCTATCAGGACTTCTCGGTGCTCTTTCATGGAGTTTGATGGCCACCTTTGTTGACAGCAAGTATGGTGCTGCATGCTGCATACTTCTTGGATCTTTTTCTGTTGCCTTCTCGGATGTT GTTGTAGATTCCATGGTTGTGGAGAGGTCTCGTGGGGAGTCACAAAGCGTGTCGGGTTCTCTTCAGTCTCTATGCTGGGGATCTTCAGCTTTTGGTGGAATTGTGAGTTCCTATTTTAGTGGCTCTCTGGTGGATGCTTATGGTGTAAG GTTTGTTTTTGGTGTCACTGCATTGTTACCACTGATCACATCTGCTGTTGCTGTTCTTGTAAAAGAACAGCGTGTGATTGGCCAAGCAAGGGGGCCAAATGTTCCTTTGGGAAATTCTAGCTTTCTTAAAAGCTCAAAAGAAAACATTATTCAGTTGTGGAATGCTGTCAGACAGCCCAACGTATTTCTTCCCacagtttttattttcttgtggCAGGCAACACCACAGTCGGACTCTGCCATGTTTTTCTTTAC CACAAATAAACTTGGTTTCACCCCAGAATTTCTAGGACGTGTCAAACTTGTTACTTCAGTTGCATCGCTGGCTGGAGTTGGACTGTATaatggatttttaaaaaatgttccTTTGCGGAAGATTTTTCTTGCCACAACAGTAACTGGTACAGTTCTTGGAATGACTCAG GTCTTTCTTGTCACGGGATTGAACCGACAGTTTGGAATAAGTGATGAGTGGTTTGCAATTGGGGATTCCTTGATTATAACAGTCCTTAGTCAG GCTTCTTTCATGCCTGTTCTCGTACTTGCTGCAAAACTATGTCCAGAAGGAATGGAAGCAACACTTTTTGCAACCCTGATGTCCATATCAAACGGAGGCAATGTCCTTGGTGGTCTGATAGGCGCTGGCTTGACTCAAATATTCGGTGTAACAAAGGATAAATTCGATAACTTAGCCGCCTTGATAATCCTCTGTAACCTCTCGTCACTGTTGCCTTTGCCACTACTTCACCTCCTTCCTCGAGATGATTCCGACACTGCTTCTAAG GTTTACACAGAATTAGAAGAAAGTGGGGAAGAGAACTGTAAATATCATGGAACGGTTACGACTACGAGTCCCAAACTTTCCTCGATTGAAATGACTAACGACTTATGA
- the LOC105800529 gene encoding FCS-Like Zinc finger 8 isoform X1, producing MADCDSTLQSPTDKVQKKPTSFPKLLTGFTLKAFSDNTESIMSPKSILDSKPCSALKNPFWSESSTPKTPEPEAKHKLDSKGIGLAIVDSFKDDYFDPNLPKPVLFGSQLRIQIPSLPHVLSPAESPRTPPEFSTKTRTSQLSSFSSVLSPSSVRETLNSPRILIGNLPASEMELSEDYTCVISHGSNPRTTHIFDDCIVESCCGVVGFSSPKRNGSSYQSENFLSYCYACKKNLSPGKDIYMYRSEKAFCSKECRYQEMMLEESTNKLESDDIFGTYS from the exons ATGGCAGATTGTGATTCTACTCTTCAATCTCCCACAGATAAGGTGCAAAAGAAGCCCACTTCATTCCCTAAATTGCTTACTGGTTTTACTTTAAAAGCATTTTCTGATAATACTGAGTCTATTATGAGTCCAAAATCTATACTTGATAGCAAGCCCTGTTCAGCTTTGAAAAACCCTTTTTGGTCTGAATCAAGTACTCCTAAAACCCCAGAACCTGAAGCCAAACACAAGCTTGATTCCAAAGGGATTGGTCTTGCCATTGTTGATTCTTTCAAAGATGATTACTTTGATCCCAACTTACCAAAACCTGTCCTTTTTGGTTCACAACTTAGGATCCAAATCCCATCTTTGCCCCATGTTCTTTCACCAGCAGAATCTCCAAGAACACCACCTGAGTTTAGCACCAAGACAAGAACATCTCAGTTGAGTTCATTTTCTTCTGTTCTGTCCCCTTCTTCAGTAAGGGAAACCTTGAATTCACCAAGGATCTTAATTGGGAATCTCCCAGCTTCTGAAATGGAACTCTCAGAAGATTACACCTGTGTGATATCTCATGGAAGTAATCCAAGAACCACCCATATCTTTGATGATTGCATTGTTGAAAGCTGTTGTGGGGTTGTTGGTTTCTCCTCTCCGAAGAGAAACGGGTCAAGTTACCAATCAGAAAATTTCCTTAGCTACTGTTATGCTTGTAAGAAGAATCTTTCTCCAGGAAAAGACATTTACATGTACAG AAGTGAGAAAGCATTTTGCAGCAAAGAATGTAGGTACCAAGAGATGATGCTAGAAGAAAGCACCAACAAACTAGAATCTGATGACATCTTTGGGACTTATTCCTAA
- the LOC105800529 gene encoding FCS-Like Zinc finger 8 isoform X2: MADCDSTLQSPTDKVQKKPTSFPKLLTGFTLKAFSDNTESIMSPKSILDSKPCSALKNPFWSESSTPKTPEPEAKHKLDSKGIGLAIVDSFKDDYFDPNLPKPVLFGSQLRIQIPSLPHVLSPAESPRTPPEFSTKTRTSQLSSFSSVLSPSSVRETLNSPRILIGNLPASEMELSEDYTCVISHGSNPRTTHIFDDCIVESCCGVVGFSSPKRNGSSYQSENFLSYCYACKKNLSPGKDIYMYSEKAFCSKECRYQEMMLEESTNKLESDDIFGTYS, from the exons ATGGCAGATTGTGATTCTACTCTTCAATCTCCCACAGATAAGGTGCAAAAGAAGCCCACTTCATTCCCTAAATTGCTTACTGGTTTTACTTTAAAAGCATTTTCTGATAATACTGAGTCTATTATGAGTCCAAAATCTATACTTGATAGCAAGCCCTGTTCAGCTTTGAAAAACCCTTTTTGGTCTGAATCAAGTACTCCTAAAACCCCAGAACCTGAAGCCAAACACAAGCTTGATTCCAAAGGGATTGGTCTTGCCATTGTTGATTCTTTCAAAGATGATTACTTTGATCCCAACTTACCAAAACCTGTCCTTTTTGGTTCACAACTTAGGATCCAAATCCCATCTTTGCCCCATGTTCTTTCACCAGCAGAATCTCCAAGAACACCACCTGAGTTTAGCACCAAGACAAGAACATCTCAGTTGAGTTCATTTTCTTCTGTTCTGTCCCCTTCTTCAGTAAGGGAAACCTTGAATTCACCAAGGATCTTAATTGGGAATCTCCCAGCTTCTGAAATGGAACTCTCAGAAGATTACACCTGTGTGATATCTCATGGAAGTAATCCAAGAACCACCCATATCTTTGATGATTGCATTGTTGAAAGCTGTTGTGGGGTTGTTGGTTTCTCCTCTCCGAAGAGAAACGGGTCAAGTTACCAATCAGAAAATTTCCTTAGCTACTGTTATGCTTGTAAGAAGAATCTTTCTCCAGGAAAAGACATTTACATGTACAG TGAGAAAGCATTTTGCAGCAAAGAATGTAGGTACCAAGAGATGATGCTAGAAGAAAGCACCAACAAACTAGAATCTGATGACATCTTTGGGACTTATTCCTAA
- the LOC105800530 gene encoding CASP-like protein 1C1 — protein MAETKRIFTFLLRFIAFCTTLSAVIIMISSRQRATVLVFSFEAKYSDTPAFKYFVIVNAIVSIYGFLVLFLPSKSLLWRLVVALDAVFTILLTSSISAALAIAYVGEKGNPIAGWLPICDQVTKYCNQVKGALIVGFISVVLYMLLFLYSLHTVLNPLLLGKS, from the exons ATGGCTGAAACCAAGAGGATCTTCACTTTCCTGCTAAGGTTCATAGCCTTTTGCACCACACTTTCAGCTGTTATTATAATGATTTCTAGCCGTCAAAGAGCTACTGTTTTGGTGTTCTCGTTTGAAGCTAAATACTCGGATACACCAGCTTTTAA GTACTTTGTTATTGTAAATGCAATAGTAAGCATCTATGGGTTCTTGGTGTTGTTTCTTCCATCCAAAAGTCTTCTTTGGCGATTAGTTGTTGCACTAGATGCg GTTTTCACAATTTTGCTTACATCAAGCATATCAGCAGCCTTAGCGATTGCTTATGTGGGGGAGAAAGGGAACCCAATTGCAGGTTGGCTACCAATATGTGACCAAGTCACCAAGTATTGCAACCAAGTTAAAGGAGCATTAATTGTTGGGTTCATCAGTGTAGTTCTCTATATGTTGCTCTTCCTTTACTCTCTTCACACTGTTCTAAACCCTCTTCTTCTTGGAAAGTCTTAA
- the LOC105797988 gene encoding non-specific lipid transfer protein GPI-anchored 5 isoform X1 codes for MANMKIATCFIMVLMVMFSAGAKAQSGCTTVLVSMSPCLNFIAGNSSTPSQQCCTQLASVVRSSPQCLCEVLNGGGSSLGINVNRTQALALPGACNVQTPPVSACNGASPAPADSPVGSPESGSTIPTVGAEGGSKTVPSSEEDGSPSSSSNGSTMTKLTLSLLFFLIVAISH; via the exons ATGGCAAATATGAAGATTGCAACATGTTTTATCATGGTCCTAATGGTCATGTTTTCTGCGGGAGCTAAAGCTCAATCAGGTTGCACTACTGTATTGGTCAGCATGTCACCTTGCCTCAATTTCATTGCGGGAAACTCGTCGACCCCGTCTCAACAATGCTGCACACAGCTTGCCAGTGTCGTGCGTTCGTCACCCCAATGCTTGTGTGAGGTCCTTAATGGTGGTGGTTCGTCGCTGGGGATCAACGTCAACCGGACTCAAGCTTTGGCCTTACCTGGCGCATGCAATGTTCAGACTCCACCCGTCAGTGCCTGTAATG GTGCTTCTCCAGCTCCTGCAGACTCTCCAGTTGGATCACCAGAATCTGGGAGTACAATCCCTACAG TTGGTGCAGAAGGTGGATCTAAAACTGTACCATCCTCAGAGGAAGATggatcaccatcatcatcatcgaaTGGAAGCACCATGACCAAATTGACACTCTCATTACTGTTCTTCCTCATTGTGGCCATATCACATTGA
- the LOC105797988 gene encoding non-specific lipid transfer protein GPI-anchored 5 isoform X2 yields MANMKIATCFIMVLMVMFSAGAKAQSGCTTVLVSMSPCLNFIAGNSSTPSQQCCTQLASVVRSSPQCLCEVLNGGGSSLGINVNRTQALALPGACNVQTPPVSACNGASPAPADSPVGSPESGSTIPTEGGSKTVPSSEEDGSPSSSSNGSTMTKLTLSLLFFLIVAISH; encoded by the exons ATGGCAAATATGAAGATTGCAACATGTTTTATCATGGTCCTAATGGTCATGTTTTCTGCGGGAGCTAAAGCTCAATCAGGTTGCACTACTGTATTGGTCAGCATGTCACCTTGCCTCAATTTCATTGCGGGAAACTCGTCGACCCCGTCTCAACAATGCTGCACACAGCTTGCCAGTGTCGTGCGTTCGTCACCCCAATGCTTGTGTGAGGTCCTTAATGGTGGTGGTTCGTCGCTGGGGATCAACGTCAACCGGACTCAAGCTTTGGCCTTACCTGGCGCATGCAATGTTCAGACTCCACCCGTCAGTGCCTGTAATG GTGCTTCTCCAGCTCCTGCAGACTCTCCAGTTGGATCACCAGAATCTGGGAGTACAATCCCTACAG AAGGTGGATCTAAAACTGTACCATCCTCAGAGGAAGATggatcaccatcatcatcatcgaaTGGAAGCACCATGACCAAATTGACACTCTCATTACTGTTCTTCCTCATTGTGGCCATATCACATTGA
- the LOC105797989 gene encoding non-specific lipid transfer protein GPI-anchored 5 isoform X2, translating into MANMKMATCFVMVLMVMFYAGAKAQSGCTTVLISMSPCLNFIAGNSSTPSQQCCTQLASVVSSSPQCLCEVLNGGGSSLGINVNRTQALALPGACNVQTPPISACNGASPAPADSPVGSPESGSTMPTGGSKTVPSTEEGGSPPPPSSSSNGSMTTAKLTLSWLFFLMVAISH; encoded by the exons ATGGCAAACATGAAGATGGCGACATGTTTTGTCATGGTCCTAATGGTCATGTTTTATGCGGGAGCTAAAGCTCAATCCGGTTGCACTACTGTATTGATCAGCATGTCACCTTGCCTCAATTTCATTGCGGGAAACTCGTCGACCCCGTCTCAACAATGCTGCACACAGCTTGCCAGTGTCGTGAGTTCGTCACCCCAATGCTTGTGTGAGGTCCTTAATGGTGGTGGTTCGTCGCTGGGGATCAACGTCAACCGGACTCAAGCTTTGGCCTTACCTGGCGCATGCAATGTTCAGACTCCACCCATCAGTGCCTGTAATG GTGCTTCTCCAGCGCCTGCAGACTCTCCAGTTGGATCACCAGAATCTGGGAGTACAATGCCTACAG GTGGATCAAAAACTGTACCATCCACTGAGGAAGGAGGATCACCACCACcgccatcatcatcatcaaatgGAAGCATGACCACCGCCAAATTGACACTTTCATGGCTGTTCTTCCTCATGGTGGCCATATCACATTGA
- the LOC105797989 gene encoding non-specific lipid transfer protein GPI-anchored 5 isoform X1 — MANMKMATCFVMVLMVMFYAGAKAQSGCTTVLISMSPCLNFIAGNSSTPSQQCCTQLASVVSSSPQCLCEVLNGGGSSLGINVNRTQALALPGACNVQTPPISACNGASPAPADSPVGSPESGSTMPTEGGSKTVPSTEEGGSPPPPSSSSNGSMTTAKLTLSWLFFLMVAISH, encoded by the exons ATGGCAAACATGAAGATGGCGACATGTTTTGTCATGGTCCTAATGGTCATGTTTTATGCGGGAGCTAAAGCTCAATCCGGTTGCACTACTGTATTGATCAGCATGTCACCTTGCCTCAATTTCATTGCGGGAAACTCGTCGACCCCGTCTCAACAATGCTGCACACAGCTTGCCAGTGTCGTGAGTTCGTCACCCCAATGCTTGTGTGAGGTCCTTAATGGTGGTGGTTCGTCGCTGGGGATCAACGTCAACCGGACTCAAGCTTTGGCCTTACCTGGCGCATGCAATGTTCAGACTCCACCCATCAGTGCCTGTAATG GTGCTTCTCCAGCGCCTGCAGACTCTCCAGTTGGATCACCAGAATCTGGGAGTACAATGCCTACAG AAGGTGGATCAAAAACTGTACCATCCACTGAGGAAGGAGGATCACCACCACcgccatcatcatcatcaaatgGAAGCATGACCACCGCCAAATTGACACTTTCATGGCTGTTCTTCCTCATGGTGGCCATATCACATTGA